In the genome of Lactuca sativa cultivar Salinas chromosome 3, Lsat_Salinas_v11, whole genome shotgun sequence, the window ttttcattgcaaccagaccggccatcggaaggccgagtgtccgcagctgcgtcagggatctgcacctattgccaggactactgaggctcgaccggtgaaggtcgaggccccgagggctcgtgggagagcctttcagctgactgcggaggaggtccgcactgcgccgatgtcgtggcaggtatgttgtaattcatgtattcattttaatgtcgagatgttatgcttatgttattatatgcgtaggtgctttccttgtgaactctgtgcctgccttagtgttatttgactcgggtgcgagtaggtcctttgtgtccttagcctttagtcagcatatcagcgctagtcgtgagtcgacctttgagggtttctatagctgacgagagagtgatttgtgccacggaggttcttcggggatgcgtgctagagattttcggggccgaattcccgattgacctgattcctattgcgatgggtgatgtttgtgtcatcgtaggcatggactggttgagccgattcggcgttgtcatcgactgtgagcgtcagttggtgaccgtacgagaccatagtgggggagttctttcggtgtacggcgagggtacccgttcgggatcagctttttgttcggccgctagggcgaggcagtgtctacagcagggctgtaagggttttgtggcgtatgtgatggatacgcgggtggtttccgagagaccgaagttagttgaggaggtccctgtggtgcgtgagtttccagatgttttccccgaggagctgccgggagtacctcctgtgaggcaagtagagtttggtatcgatctggttccgggggccgcgcctattgctaaagtgccttatcgtcttgcacctctagagatgcaagagttgtcctcgcagctccaggagttgctggggaagggattcattcggccgagcagctcgccgtggggagcacctattctgttcgtcaagaagaaggatggttcacaccggatgtgcattgattaccgggagttgaacaagttgacggtcaagaactgttacccgttaccgaggatcgatgatttattcgatcagttgcagggagcgtcttggttttccaagatcgatctgaggtcagggtaccatcaggtgagagtgcgggatgaggatgtccagaagacagcgtttaggacgcgatatgggcattacgagtttgtggtgatgcctttcgggctcaccaatgccccggctgtgttcatggatctcatgaacagggtatgcagaccgatgttggatcgatcagtgattgtatttatcgacgacattctggtgtattctagatctagagagcagcatgaggagcatttgagggaggtcctcgaggtattgaggtcggagaagctttatgcaaagttctccaaatgtgacttctggctgcgggaggtccaatttctaggacatgtcgttaatcaggaagggatattggttgatccggccaaggttgaggcggtaatgagttgggaagtgccgaagtcaccttctgagatcaggagcttccttgggttggcagggtattatcggagattcatcaaggatttctccaagatcgcagtgccactcaccagattgacccggaagggtgttgcattctcatggggacccgagcaacagacttcctttgagacacttcgccagaggttgtgcgaagccccggtattagctctcccggaagggatggaagattttgtagtatattgcgatgcatcgatttcgggactgggtgcagtgttgatgcagaggggtcatgtgatagcttatgcgtcgagacagctgaagcctcatgaggcgagatatcccacgcatgatttagagttgggggcagtagtgttcgctctcaagatttggcggcactacctgtatggggttcgatgtacgatatacacggaccataagagcttgaagtatttgatggatcagcccaatctaaatatgcgtcagaggagatggttggatgtggtcaaggattatgattgtgagatcctgtaccacccaggcaaggctaatgtggtagccgatgcattgagccgcagggcggagagcactccattgcgagatgtatgcttgagactgactgtgatgactccagtattggatgctattcgtggggcacaggtcgaggctgtgcgaccagagatgcagaagaaagagcgggttgtggggttaatttcagatttcattaaggatggacgagggcttatgacgtttcagggtcggatttgggtaccgttcgtgggcggtacgcgtattactttgatggaagaggctcatagatcgaaattctcgatccatcccggtgctacgaagatgtatttggatttgagaaaggagtattggtggccctgtatgaagagggacgtcgaatggttcgttgagaggtgcttgacctgccgtagggttaaggccgagcaccagagaccgcatggcaagctacagccattggagattcctgagtggaagtgggaacagattactatggatttcatcaccaaattgccgaggactgccaggggagttgatgcaatttgggtaattgtggataggttgacgaagagtgcacacttccttgccatcagcgagagttcttcagcggagaagttggcagagatatatgtgagagaagtggtatctcggcatggagtaccgatctcgattgtttcagaccgtgatgtgcgcttcacttccagattctggaagaagttccatgaggagctgggtactaaattgcattttagtaccgcataccatccctagacagacggtcagagcgagcggacgattcagacgctggaggacatgcttcgagcgtgtgtgttagacttcgggggtagctgggatgcatatttacccttagcagagttttcctacaacaacagccatcattcgagcattggtatgccaccttttgagctgttgtatggtaggagatgtcggacccccatttgctggggagaggtgggacagagagtgatgggcagcacggagatcgtgcttcagacaacagagcagattcagcaagttaggcagaggttattgactgcccagagccgacagaagagttatgcagacaggcgccgatccgagcttgagtttcaggtcggcgacttcgttctcctgaaggtctccccttggaaaggagtgattcgatttaggaagaggggcaagttggggccccggtatattgggccatttcgtgtgattgcaaggataggccgggtagcctatcggttggattttccagcggagttgggacagatccacgacacttttcatgtgtcgcaattgaggaagtgcacagccgatgagtcggcagtggttccattggaggatattcaggtggatgcgagcctgaattatgctgagagaccagtggccatcagggatcggaagatcaaggttctgaggaacaaggaggtacctctggtgttggttcagtggcaacaccgtaagggatcggaaatgacttgggagccggaacgtgagatgcgggagcagcatccggaactattttcagagtgagacttcgagggcgaagtctaatccaagtgggggagagttgtaacagcccggaatctcaggtattgttaaattatgtttttggggtgagttaagaggggactcggcgagttggagcctagactcgccgagtaggatcgcagacttggccgtgggttcgcgactggactcgacgagtccgatatggactcggcgagtctacgctgtttagtgaaaaccctaaccgttcaggtttgggtcatatataatgcacttataggccgtcattgtccgtctttagtcgactgagaagaaccctaaacggctgagggcatctagagcaagattgaaggatattagggctttgaagaaattgttgtgcaaggaggagaagagctttggctaaaggaacaacaagggattcgagttctgcggtttggggacacagagagggcatatttcaggtaatatttcggattcatttctgttatgttgatgtgtgcatggatttagggtttatggaacccatttggtgattagatgaattagtaccttgttacccaacgactataatactgtattaggacctttagaggtccagaaggtcccatgcttgtgtatttcgggacgaaacttatctcaggaagcagtttgatcgactgcatggcatggactcgccgagtccgatgaacagactcggcgagtagcttggagattgactggaactcgtcgagctgttcttcagactcggcgagtggagtcggggtggccccgcgattcttccaggagtaactcgtcgggtcaaggaggatactcgacgagtagatagggactctcagagagttggagaacgtctagactcgccgagtcgccatggcactcgccgagtccggtcgagttggccgttgaccgttgaccgttgaccagagttgacctaagtctgacttcttagggatagtcacacttagaagatataagtgttaatgagagatatgtgatgttatagggaggttgtagctcgtcggattgtgcacgagtgatttcaggatttgctagcttttagcatttacgaggtgagtcttctcactacactgtacccggaagggtttgactgtgtgaccggaaggtcaggtatgatatgtgatatgtatgccaTATGTAGTAAGTTATTttttgtatgtgctatgtatgttatgtgggccggaaggcaatatgttatgggccggaaggcgattatgctatgggccggaaggcgttgtgttgaggaccggaaggtcagggcctggaaaggcgtatgtgcgtaagtgtatattgggggactcactaagcatttatgcttacagtggttatgtatgtgtttcaggtactagcgaggaccgtgggaaggcgccgacgtgatcgatacacactgaagaatatttttatgatcttgggatttagacagtttgtaattgacatgacacttaaattatttatgccttgttttggatgaaattactctaattataaaaaagaaaaatttgtttgaaaatttgcgttgttacacttTCCATATGTGTTAATGTCTATTTCATAAATAATTGTTTAATGTTAAAACGTTgatattgattttttttcaataaatccGTATAaaacacgggtctcacacctagtaattATTTAAGAAAGGTTAATCCCTTATTTATGCAACAAAGTTTAGTCATTTTCCCGATTTACGCAATTATGTTAATTTTTTATACAAAACATACAACAGTGCTTTAAATTAGGTTCAATTATTCCAACTTGTTAAGTTGTTAACCTATCTAGTGTTCACTTGTGTAGAATATACTGAATAACACTTAGGCATCATAAATTTTGTCATCTTCTAGTTAGGGCTATTTTTACTACTAAGGCTAAGGGGAGTGGTACAAATTTTACCAATGTTAAAAAGTTGCCACATAAGCGCCACCTAAGTTTTTGcagtttttacatttttttaccTACGAGGTAGGGTGTGGTGATGTTTTTACTTAccaatttttttaattcaaaaatatatataattacataCACAtaaaaattaatactaattaaaataacataaacatttcataaattgtaAACATTACATTCGATTTAACAATCATAAAACGAAAATTAACTTAACTAACTTAATAAAATATTTCAGTTAGAATATTCACCGTTATCATTATCAATTAGCTGATTTAAATCAATTTCATTAACCCGGTATATGTGTTCCACCAAATCGTTGCGAAGCTCGTGGTATTTTTGTTTGTCACGTATCGCCCTTCTTCTTACATGTCATGGGATGGAACCAGACGGTATTGGCGCGCTAGAGGTTGAAATTGACAAATTATTTTGTGTTCGTCTTCCAAAATCATATTATGTAAAATGATGCACACAACATAATACAAGCGAGCTTGTCCACACTTCGAGGACGAGCCAGATGTTGTAGTACGTGTCAACACTTCTTGAGTACTCCAAATGCTCGTTCCATATCCTTCCTAGCCTTTTCTTGGTACGTTTTACACTTTATGCGTTTGGGGTCACTTGGACATGTTAGCGTTTTCACAAGCACAACAAATTCAGGGTAAATACCATCAACAAGATAATACCCATAATCGTACGTCATTCCATTCACTTGAAATGGACAGTTAGGTGCGGACCCATCACAAAACCCATTGAATATGGGCGACATGTCTAAAACGTTAATATCGTTGTTTGAGCCGGGAGCACCAAAAAAAGCATGCCAAATCCAAAGATCCTATGATGCAACAGCTTCAAGTATGAATGTCGAGTGACCCTTATCACCCTGTGTAAATTGCCCTTGACATGCATTAGGACAACTACCTCAAACCCAATGAAGACAATCTAAACTTCCAAGCATACCAAGAAAGCCATGAACACTAGCATGATGAACATATAATGATTGAACATCAGTAAAAGTGGGTTTATGCAAATACCTTGGACCGTAAATAATGACAACGCATCTGCAAAACTCATCTAAACTATCCGTAGTTACACGCTCAGATATTTGAAAATATTCATCCCATGAATCAGAAACAGAACCGTGAGCTAATTGACGAACCACAACTGTGCATTTTTGTATTTCTGAAAATCCATCGGCACCTCTTGCATCTGACATTGTCTAATATATTTAGAAATGTTAGTAACATCACCAACTATAcgaagaaataaatgttttgtcATTCGGAATCGACGTCAAAACCGTTGTTCCccttaaacaaaattttcatcgAAATAGTGTGCCATTAGACGTATGTTTGCATCCCTACGATTTCTGAGAAGCATCTTCCGCGTCCTATGTtggatttcttcttcttcttcttgtatcGTATCCATAATCACTTCCCATGATTTCATAACAGCCTGCCCAACGGTCAGCAACAACTTACAATTTTCTAATGAATTTGCCATTTTTATGAGATGATTTTTTAGAAATAATATAGATTTGAGTGAATATGTTTGGgtttatgtttatatatacatAGTAGTAAGGaaggaaaattaaaaaaaaaaaaaaaaaaagaataaatgcAGCAACGGTAAAAAAATACAGGAAAAAAGTGTACAACGTCTATTTTTTATTAAGTTTCACCATCGGTGGTATCTTACCATTGGCACTTCACCGGCGGTGTAAAATGAGGAGAGGAGCGGTGTTCACCGCCGATAAAGAGGTCCACATCGGACTACAGGCGGTGATATCCGCACGATACCCTTTAGTCTAATTGGCAAGGTAACAACAGTACAATGTATTGAATAATGGTTAGCATGGGAACTATTGTGGTTTCATTTTAGATTTTGTAATCAAATGGGTCAATTTTCGATAACTaatatttcatttaaaaatctAAATTTCTAATAATTTATGTATACTTTGGTTGTTGGTATCTGTATCTTGTAAAAATAGAAATTTATGAAAATAGAACACAAAATTGGTGAGCAGCACATGGAAAATTTTTCATAGAAATATTTTTTTAACTCTTTATCTTAATTTCATAGAAATATTTTTTTAACTCTTTATCTTTCCCTAATTAATAAAAGAGATAGCAATATAATGCATGTCCTAATTAATCATCATAAGGTCAAATAAGTAGAAGAtgatacactttcaaaaaaaAGTAGAAGAAGGTAAATTTTGAATTAAACAACGTGCTCCAACTATTCCCTGATATATGAATGTATCGTGGGTAAAGAGAAAGACAGAGCAAGAAGAAACGATGGCAGAGAAGACATCACAATGAAGAGAAGTGAACTAGAAGAGAAAATTGGTATAATATCCCCGGAAAGATGATGACAACGTATCAATCTCAAAACAAGATCACGACTCGAGATTTTAAATGTTGTATTTTGATTATTTGGAGGAGGGGTGACATGAACAACTATACATGTGGGTTGTCTACATAAGCGATTACATGGTTTTACAAATGACAGATAACATCGATTAAAAATTTAACAGTAACAAGGTTAACAATTTATATAATTTGGGACCTAATTTAAAGTTTTGTTGTATGCTTTGTATAAAAATAACATAATTGCATAAATCGGGAAAATGACTAAACTTCTAAGCAATTAacccatttaaaaaaaacaaaccattttttatgattatttgatcCTTATATTTAGACTTTATAgtaattgttttgaaaacataaatACAAACACCCttgtaattgttttgaaaacataaatACAAACACCCTTCTATTTAAACGTATATGACCTAAGCAAATTTAGCACAACTTAAATTTATATTGCTAACAGATAAACTTGTTAGTTATTGACATTTGACAATTTGAAGCATTTTTATTGTCCTTTTATGATAAAGATCAAAACCCCCTTAAAAAAGGAGAGAACCAAAACGAGAAATAACAAAATAATTACAAAACTTTTTGTGTTTGCACATAATAATTTGATCCAGGGAAGTTCTATACGATACTTGTAACTTTACAATAATAAGATGGCAAAGATTTGTAACTTCTATGATTGCAAATTATAGTGGTACAATGATAGTCAAGCACATGCCTTGATCATATATATACATgaaataaaatcatgaaaaacattAGATTATacgtagtagtagtagtagtagtagaatCTATGTACTTAGAAAATTCGCTTCAAAAAGCTttgatttaaaataaagaatatgtgGGTCATTGTATAATTCGAATCACCAAATAGAGTAATAACTTGAAGATCTTTGTTTATCCAACATACATGAACCCCTCATTATAGAAATCCCAAATAGGTTGTTAGAGCTTATTTATAACTCCAATTTCCAACGTCATGTTTAGATAACCTAAAATAAAACTAGTACGTGTTGAAAGGCTGCCTTCAAGTGTTATCCATGATCCAATGGACTTCAAATACAAGTATTACGTGTCCAACGATGATGGCCcatgaaaaataaaaactttatcaAAGATTTCTTGGCCTTCAGAATAGGGTCATCTCATCTGTCCTTCTTGGGTAAAAGACAAAATCGCCCTTAAGGATCCAGAATCCTGTGAGTGGGTTTTATCCTGAAAGCCACACGTAATTTACTACACGAACCACAAGTGTAAGTTTATCTGGTTACATATCAGCAAGAATAGATTCTGTTAGGGCCCACGTGGCAACCCGCACAGCCAATCACAGCATTCTTTCTTCTACTCCTATCCTTGGAGATAAGCTCATAACGCCTTACATTAACACACACCCCTTTCTTCCACACAAACCTACTCATTCTTCATCACTAATTCTTGAAGGCAAAGAATTGCAGAGACAACAATGGCTTCCACTGTCTGTGCTTCTTCAGCCATCGCAGCTGTTGCTTTCTCTTCTCCAGCGTAAGCTTCTTCAAATCTCTACCTTTCTACTTTGCATTTGCAATGTGGGTGCATTAAGTAATTGGGAATTTTGGTGTGCGATTATGTAGTTCACAGAAGAATGGATCTTTTGTTGGATCAACAAAGGCTTCCTTTCTTTGTGGGAAGAAACTAAGAGTTAGCAAGGTCACTGCACCAACCGTGGCACGATCTTCCGGGACAGTATGCGTTACCGCCGACCCCGAAAGACCCATTTGGTTCCCCGGCAGCACCCCTCCGGAATGGCTCGACGGCAGCCTACCAGGAGACTTCGGGTTCGATCCTCTTGGTCTAGGTAAGCATGATCATAGATTCATAGTTATGATTTCTGTTGATGATCTTTTTCAAAACAACAATAGTCAATAGATCATGGCAAGATTTGAAGATAATTAAATTACTTACTGATTCGAGGTCGAGTTTCTAAACTGTAGGATCCGACCCGGAGACCTTGAGGTGGAACGTGCAAGCGGAAATAGTACACTGCAGATGGGCTATGTTAGGAGCAGCTGGGATCTTCATCCCGGAATTCCTAACAAAAATCGGAATCCTAAACACTCCTTCATGGTACACAGCCGGTGAACAAGAGTACTTCACAGACAAAACCACACTGTTCATAGTGGAGCTTATTTTCATCGGTTGGGCAGAAGGAAGACGATGGGCTGACATTCTCAAACCTGGGTGTGTTAACACCGATCCCATCTTCCCCAACAACAAGCTAACAGGTACAGATGTTGGGTACCCAGGTGGACTATGGTTCGACCCACTCGGATGGGGGAGTGGTTCACCTGCAAAGCTTAAGGAATTGAGGACAAAGGAGATCAAGAATGGGAGATTGGCTATGTTGGCTGTCATGGGTGCTTGGTTCCAAGCAATCTACACTGGAACTGGACCCATTGATAACCTCTTTGCTCACCTTGCTGACCCGGGTCACGCCACTATTTTTGCTGTAAGTACAaatctttaaacaactaattgaaTTCGATGCAGACGAATTGGCTAATTAACTTTTTG includes:
- the LOC111919349 gene encoding chlorophyll a-b binding protein, chloroplastic, which encodes MASTVCASSAIAAVAFSSPASQKNGSFVGSTKASFLCGKKLRVSKVTAPTVARSSGTVCVTADPERPIWFPGSTPPEWLDGSLPGDFGFDPLGLGSDPETLRWNVQAEIVHCRWAMLGAAGIFIPEFLTKIGILNTPSWYTAGEQEYFTDKTTLFIVELIFIGWAEGRRWADILKPGCVNTDPIFPNNKLTGTDVGYPGGLWFDPLGWGSGSPAKLKELRTKEIKNGRLAMLAVMGAWFQAIYTGTGPIDNLFAHLADPGHATIFAAFKG